A region from the Arachis ipaensis cultivar K30076 chromosome B01, Araip1.1, whole genome shotgun sequence genome encodes:
- the LOC107643311 gene encoding eukaryotic initiation factor 4A-15 yields the protein MAGAAPEGTQFDARQFDAKMNDLLTADGQDFFTSYDEVYDSFDAMGLQENLLRGIYAYGFEKPSAIQQRGIVPFCKGLDVIQQAQSGTGKTATFCSGILQQLDYSLTECQALVLAPTRELAQQIEKVMRALGDYLGVKVHACVGGTSVREDQRILASGVHVVVGTPGRVFDMLRRQSLQPDHIKMFVLDEADEMLSRGFKDQIYDIFQLLPSKIQVGVFSATMPPEALEITRKFMNKPVRILVKRDELTLEGIKQFYVNCEREEWKLDTLCDLYETLAITQSVIFVNTRRKVDWLTDKMRSRDHTVSATHGDMDQNTRDIIMREFRSGSSRVLITTDLLARGIDVQQVSLVINYDLPTQPENYLHRIGRSGRFGRKGVAINFVTKDDERMLFDIQKFYNVQIEELPANVAELL from the exons ATGGCAGGAGCTGCACCTGAGGGAACACAGTTCGATGCTCGTCAATTTGATGCCAAAATGAATGATTT ACTCACAGCTGATGGACAGGACTTCTTCACATCTTATGATGAGGTGTACGATAGCTTTGATGCTATGGGTTTGCAAGAGAATCTCCTCAGAGGCATTTATGCTTATG GTTTTGAAAAGCCATCAGCTATTCAGCAAAGGGGAATAGTCCCATTCTGCAAGGGacttgatgttattcaacaggccCAATCCGGAACTGGAAAAACTGCAACTTTCTGCTCTGGAATCCTGCAACAACTTGACTACAGCCTGACTGAATGTCAGGCCTTGGTTTTAGCGCCAACCCGTGAGCTTGCTCAGCAGATTGAGAAGGTCATGCGGGCGCTTGGAGATTATCTAGGTGTGAAGGTTCATGCCTGTGTGGGAGGCACCAGTGTTCGTGAAGACCAACGCATTCTAGCCAGCGGTGTTCATGTTGTTGTTGGTACTCCTGGACGTGTCTTTGATATGCTGCGCAGACAGTCACTTCAGCCGGATCACATTAAAATGTTTGTGTTGGATGAGGCTGATGAAATGCTTTCAAGGGGTTTTAAAGACCAG ATCTACGATATATTCCAGTTGCTGCCATCTAAGATTCAGGTTGGAGTTTTCTCTGCCACAATGCCCCCTGAGGCCCTTGAAATTACTAGAAAGTTCATGAACAAACCTGTGAGGATCCTTGTGAAGCGCGACGAGCTCACTTTGGAGGGTATAAAGCAGTTTTATGTCAATTGTGAGAGAGAGGAATGGAAGCTCGACACACTTTGTGATCTGTACGAGACATTAGCCATTACCCAGAGTGTCATTTTTGTCAACACCAGAAGGAAAGTAGATTGGTTGACGGACAAGATGCGAAGCCGAGACCACACGGTGTCAGCCACCCACGGAGACATGGACCAGAATACAAGGGACATCATTATGCGGGAGTTCCGTTCTGGGTCTTCCCGTGTTCTGATAACAACCGATCTTCTGGCACGTGGTATTGATGTTCAGCAAGTGTCTCTCGTAATAAACTATGATCTCCCTACACAGCCCGAGAACTATCTCCACCGTATCGGTCGTAGTGGTCGGTTTGGTAGGAAGGGTGTTGCCATCAACTTTGTCACGAAGGATGATGAAAGAATGCTGTTTGACATCCAGAAGTTTTATAATGTGCAAATCGAGGAGCTGCCTGCAAATGTTGCTGAACTCCTCTGA
- the LOC107643321 gene encoding peroxidase N — protein sequence MKRGCSCYIWAMSMLVLFLGTRSQLTTDFYNTTCPNLFKVVRRQVQNALMNEMRMGASLLRLHFHDCFVNGCDGSILLDGGNDIEKLAGPNLNSVRGFDVVDTIKSSVEAACSGVVSCADILAITARDAVFLSGGPFWNVLLGRRDGTISNGTLASQVLPTPFDPLNTIISKFTNAGLNLTDVVALSGAHTIGRGRCVLFSNRLFNFSGTGSPDPTLDTSMLSDLQSLCPQNGDGNTTAPLDRNSIDLFDNHYFKNLLNSKGLLSSDQILFSSDEAVSTTKALVQTYSNNSALFFADFANSMIRMGNINPKTGSDGEIRNTCRAINS from the exons ATGAAGAGGGGATGTAGCTGTTACATTTGGGCCATGAGTATGTTGGTGTTGTTTTTGGGAACAAGGTCCCAACTCACAACAGATTTCTATAACACAACATGCCCTAACCTTTTCAAAGTGGTAAGGAGACAGGTTCAAAATGCCCTCATGAATGAGATGAGAATGGGTGCTTCTTTGCTTCGTCTCCACTTTCATGATTGCTTTGTAAAT GGTTGTGATGGATCAATATTGCTAGATGGAGGTAACGATATTGAAAAGTTAGCGGGTCCAAACTTGAATTCTGTAAGAGGATTTGACGTTGTAGATACAATCAAAAGTTCTGTGGAGGCTGCATGTAGTGGAGTTGTATCTTGTGCTGATATATTAGCCATAACCGCTAGAGATGCTGTTTTCCTT AGCGGTGGTCCGTTTTGGAACGTTTTATTGGGTCGACGAGATGGGACAATTTCAAATGGAACATTGGCAAGTCAAGTTCTTCCAACTCCATTTGATCCATTGAATACTATTATTTCAAAGTTCACTAATGCAGGCCTCAATCTCACTGATGTTGTTGCTTTATCAG GTGCTCATACTATTGGGAGAGGAAGGTGTGTACTATTTAGCAATAGATTATTCAACTTCTCAGGAACAGGTTCACCAGATCCAACACTAGACACTAGCATGCTTTCAGATCTACAAAGTTTGTGTCCCCAAAATGGTGATGGAAACACAACTGCTCCACTTGATAGGAACTCCATAGATCTATTTGACAACCACTATTTCAAGAACCTACTCAACTCCAAGGGCCTTCTTAGTTCTGACCAGATACTCTTCTCTAGTGATGAGGCTGTTTCAACTACTAAGGCTTTGGTCCAAACCTATAGCAATAATTCTGCACTTTTCTTTGCAGATTTTGCTAATTCTATGATCAGGATGGGGAATATCAATCCTAAGACTGGCTCTGATGGAGAGATTAGGAATACTTGCAGGGCCATAAATTCCTAG